From Longimicrobium sp.:
ATGCCGGATGGCTACCTCTCCCGGTACGGGAGAGGTGGACGGCCTGGGCCGGCCGGAGAGGGCGCGACGCCGGACCCGCGCACCGCAGCCACCGGCGCCCCCCTGTCCCCTGTCCCCTGATCCCCCGCCCCGAAACACCGAAGGCGCCCACGACCCGGTGGGTCGCGAGCGCCTTCAGTTTAGCCCGCCATCGCGCCGCGGCGCAAACCGCTGGCGCGCCAGTCCGTTACGGACGCGGAGCCGCCGGCGGGGCCGCCGCGCCGCCGCGCAGGCGCTGCAGCACCCGGTCGGTCAGGTCCAGCGCCGGGTCCACCACCACGATCCCGCCCGCCGAGCTGTCCACGATCATGGTGAACCCGCCCTCGCGGCGCAGCGCCTCGATGGCGGTGTTGATCTGCTGCATCACCGGCGCCACCAGCGTCTCCTGCCGGCGCTGCGCCTGCTCCTGCACCTGCTGCACCCGCTGCTGGTAGGCGGCGAACGCCTGCTGCAGCTCGGTTTGGCGCGCGTCGCGCGCCTGCTGCGTCATGGAGCCCTGCTGCTGCTGGAACTGCTGCTGCCGCGTCTGCAGCGACGCCTCCAGCGAGTCCAGCGGCGCGCGCAGGCCGGGAAGCTCGCGCTGCAGCGTCTGCTGCACCTGCTGCACCCCCGGCGCCTCGGCCAGCACCCGCTGCGAGTTCACGAACCCGATCTTCAGCCCCGCCTGGGCCGCCGCCGGGGCGGCGCCCATCACCAGCGCGGCAACCGCGCCCAGCACTCCCGCCGACAGAAAACGCTTCATCGCCTCTCTCCAGTCCAGAAAGTTGTAGAAGTCGGGTCCCGACGCCCGTCAGAACCCGCTGCCCAGCTTGAAGTGCACTTCCCAGCCCGGGTCGGGCCGGTCGAACCCGTACGCCGCGTCCACCCCGATGGCGCCCAGGAAGGGCGTCACGATGGTGCCGCCCACGCCGGCGCTGCGGAACATGCGCGTGGGGTTGAACTCCTGCACGTCGTTGAACACGTTCCCCGCGTCGCCGAACACGTGCACCGAGAGCATGTCGTTCAGCCGCACCGCGTACTCGGTGCTCAGCGTCACGAAGCCGTCGCCCAGGCACTCGGTGGTCAGCGAGCTGTGGCACGCCGCGCTGTAGCCGCGCGGCCCGATGGTGTACTCCTGGTACCCGCGCAGCGGCTCGCCCTGCTGCACCCCGCCCACGAAGAAGCGCTCGAAGGGGAAGCGGCTCACGTCGCCGAACACCGTTCCCGCGCGGATGCTGAGCCCCAGCGTGGTGCGGATCGGCCGCGCCCCGGCGCCGATGTTCCCCATGGGCACCCACCACTCGGCCTCGGTCAGCAGCTTCTGGAAGTTGCCGTTGCCGCCCACCGGCCCGCCCGTCTGCGCCACCGTCACCGACTGCCGCGTTCCCGCCGTGGGGAAGAGCGGGTGGTTCTTGGTGTCGCGCACCAGCGACAGGCTCAGGCTGCTGGCCGTGGCCGCCGGAAGGCAGAACACGTTGTTCGAGAACTGCGCGCACGGGTCGTCGAATGCCGTGTACGTGGTGCGCGACAGCGTGTACCCCACGAAGGCCCGCGTGCGCGTGAACCACGGCACCGGGAAGCCGAACTGCAGGCTGGCGCCGGTGCGCAGCCGCCGCCCGTTGTTCGACTGCACGAAGCGGTCGCCCATGCGGAAGAGCGAGAACGTTCCCGAGGTGCGCGAGCCGGCGATGGCCGGGTCGGTGTAGCTGGCCTCGAAGGTGCTGCGCCCGTAGCCGTACTCGGCGCGCAGGCTGGCGTTCTTCCCCTGCCCGAACAGGTTGGGCTGGTTGTAGCCCAGGAACCCGCTCACCCCGCCGCCGCGGCCGGCGTACCCGCCGCCGATCACGGTGCCGAAGTTGATGTTCCCGGTCTGCTTCTCCTTCACGTGGAAGGTGATGTCCACCACCCCGCTGTCGGGGACCGGGTGGATGTCGGGAACCGGGAGCGGGCTTTCGAAGAAGCCCAGGCCGCTGATGGCCTGGTAGCTCTGCATCAGCCGCTGCTCGTCGTACACGTCGCCCGGCAGCACCCACATGCGGTCGCGCAGCACCTGCTCGTGCGTGGTGGTGTTCCCCTCGAAGGCGATGTGCCGGATGTAGAAGGGCTGCCGCTCGCTGACCGCCAGCGTGGCGTTCACCGTGGGCTCCTGCCCGGCCTGCACGGGCAGGCGCTCCACCACCGGCTCCACCTGCGCGTACAGGTATCCCTCGTTGCGGTACAGCTGCTCGATCTGCTTGGCCGCCGCGTCCAGCGCGCCGCGGTCGAACACCTCGCCGCTGATGCGCTGGCTGGTGCCGCCCACCGGAAGGCCCAGCACCGAGTGGTGCTGCTCCAGGAACAGCTTCTCCAGGTCGTCGTGCGGGAAGTGGCTGGCGCCCTGGATGGTGAACTCGCCCAGGCGGTAGCGCGGCCCCTCGCTCACCTCCACCACCAGCCGCGCCTTCCCGCTCTGCGGGTCCACCACCAGCGTGTCGCCCAGCACCGCGAAGTCGATGTAGCCGCGGTCGGCGTAGAAGCCGGGGAGCGACTCGCGCAGGTCGGTCTCGAAGCTCTCGCGGTCGAAGCGCCCCGAGCGGAACCACCAGAAGCCCTCGGGCCTGGTCTTCATGGCCCCGGTCAGCTCCTCGTCGCTGAACGCCTGGTTCCCCTGGAAGTCCACCTGGGCCACTGTCAGGCGGTTGCCCTCCTTCACGTTGAACACCAGGCGGTAGCCGCCCTGCGAGTTGGGCTCGGCCACCAGCGCCGTGTCGATCGACACCAGCTCGATCCCCTTCTTGGCCAGCTGGTCGCGGATGCGCGCCTGCACGTCCATCACCCGCTGCGGGTTCAGCGGCGCGCCCTCGCGCAGGTGCACCGAGTCGCGCACGGCGTTCCCGTTCAGGCTCTTCAGCCCGCGGAACTCCACCGCGGCCACGTACGGCCGCTCGGTGACCTGCAGGGTGACGATGCCGTGGCCGGGCGCGGTCTCGCGCACCAGCACGTCGGCGCTCGCGTACCCCTGGCTGGCCATCAGCCGGCGGATGGCCGACTGCACCTGCACGGGGGTCACGGTGGTGCGCGGCTGGATGCCGGCGGTCGAGCGCACCGCGGCCGCCGTCAGCCGGACGTTGCCGCGCACCTCCACGCTGTCCACCACCAGCCCCTGCTGGGCGGGGGCGGCGGCGGAGGCGGCGGTGGTGTCCTGGGCGTGTGCGGCGCGCGGAAGCGCGGCGAGCATGAACGAGAGGAGGGCCGCCGCGGCGGCCCCTCCCCGGTTGAGGTTTGCGTGCACTGCAGGCTCGGGTCTAGGTGGTCGTGGTCGTCGACTGCTTGGCGAGGACCCGGAAGGCCAGGGACTGCTTGTCCTCGCCCACGGTGACCTCGATCTCGTCGCCGGCCGAGTACTCGGCCAGCAGGATCTTCTCCGACAGCGGGTCTTCCAGGTACCGCTGGATCGCCCGCCGGATGGGCCGGGCGCCGAACTTCTCGTCGTACCCGTTCTCGATCAGGAAGTCGATCGCCTCGTCCGAGAGCTTGATGCCGATCTCCTCCTCCTTCAGACGGTTCTCCACGTCGGCCAGGAGGTTGTGGATGATCTGCCCGATCTGCTCGCGGGTCAGCGGGTGGAAGATGATCGTGTCGTCCAGCCGGTTCAGGAACTCGGGGTTGAACGCGCGCTCGATCTCCTCCTTCACCTTCTCCTCCATGCGCTCGAACTGCGTCTTGGCGTCGGGAGAGTGGAAGCCCAGCCCCTTCCCCTTGCCGATGTCGCGCGCGCCCAGGTTGCTGGTCATGATGATGACCGTGTTCTTGAAGTCGATCACCCGGCCGTAGTTGTCGGTCAGGTGGCCTTCGTCAAGGACCTGGAGGAGGATGTTGAAGACGTCGGGGTGCGCCTTCTCGATCTCGTCGAGCAGCACCACGCTGTAGGGCTTGCGCCGCACGGCCTTGGTCAGCGTCCCGCTGTCCTCGTAGCCCACGTACCCCGGAGGCGCGCCGATGAGCCGCGACACCGAGAACTTCTCCATGTACTCGCTCATGTCCACGCGGATCAGCGCGTTGCGGTCCGCGAACAGGAACTCGGCCAGCGCCCGCGCCAGCTCGGTCTTACCGACACCCGTGGGGCCGGCGAAGATGAACGAGCCGATGGGGCGGCGCGGGTCCTTCAGCCCCGCGCGGCTGCGGCGGATGGCCTTGCTGATCGCCTGGATGGCGCGGTCCTGCCCCACCACCCGCTTGTGGACCTCGTCCTCCATGTTCACCAGGCGCGCGCTCTCGGCCTGCTTCAGCCGCGTCACCGGGATCCCCGTCCAGCGGCTGACGATGAAGGCCACGTCCTCCTCGCCGAGCGTCGGCCGATTCGTCCGGCGCTCCTCCTCCCACGCCTTCTCGCGCTCCTGGATGCGGCGCTGCAGCTCGCGCTCGTGGTCGCGCAGCTCGGCCGCGCGCTCGAAGTCCTGGTCGCGGATGGCCTCGTCCTTCTTCTGCCCGACCTTCTCCATCTCCTGCTTCAGGTCGTTCACGTCGGCCGGCGGCACCTGCGTGGCCAGCCGCGCGCGCGCGCCCGCCTCGTCGATCACGTCGATCGCCTTGTCGGGCAGGAAGCGGTCGGTGATGTAGCGCTCGCTCAGCTTCACCGCGCTCTCGATCACCAGGTCGGTGATGTGCACGCGGTGGTGGTCCTCGTAGTGGCTGCGCAGCCCCTTCACGATCTCGATGGCCTCGTCGATCGAGGGCGGGTCCACGGCCACGGTCTGGAAGCGGCGCTCCAGCGCGCCGTCCTTCTCGATGTACTTGCGGTACTCGTTCAGCGTGCTCGCGCCCACGCACTGCAGCTCGCCGCGCGCCAGCGCCGGCTTCAGCATGTTGCTGGCGTCGATGGCGCCTTCCGCCGCGCCCGCGCCGACCAGCGTGTGCAGCTCGTCGATGAAGAGGATGATGTTCTTGTTCTGGCTGATCTCGTTCATCACCGCCTTCAGCCGCTCCTCGAACTGCCCACGGTACTTGGTGCCGGCGATGACGGCCGCCATGTCGAGCGCGAGCACGCGGTGGTCACGCAGCGACTCGGGGCACTTCCCCTCGGCGATGAGCTGGGCGAGGCCCTCGACGATGGCCGTCTTCCCCACGCCGGGCTCGCCGATCAGCACCGGGTTGTTCTTCTTGCGCCGCGACAGGATCTCCATCACCCGCTCGATCTCTTCCGCGCGGCCGATGGTGGGGTCCAGCTCGCCCTGGCGCGCCAGCTCGGTCAGGTCGCGGCAGAAGTGGTCGAGCGCCGGGGTCTTGCTCTTCTTCTCACCCTTCGGCGTGCTCCCCGAGCCGCCGATGGCGCCCGCGCTGGCCTGCGGCGCGGCGCTGGGCTCGCTGCCCAGCAGCTTCAGCGTCTCGCGGCGCGCGTCCTCGAGGCTCACGCCCAGCTGGCCCAGCACCTCCGCGGCAATCCCCTTCTCCTCGCGCAGCAGGCCCAGCAGGAGGTGCTCGGTGCCCACGTACGAGTGGTTCAGCTCGCGGGCCTCGGCCATCGCGAACTCCAGCACCTTCTTGGCGCGGCTCGTGTACGGGAGCTCGCCCAGGGCGATCGTCGCCTTCCCGCGGCGCACGCTCTCCTCGACCTTCTCCTGCACCTGCTCCAGGTCCACCGCCAGGTTGTTCAGCACCGCGGCGGCCACGCCCTCGCCCTCGCGGATGAGGCCCAGGAGGATGTGCTCGGTTCCGACGTAGTCGTGCTGCAGGCGGATAGCCTCCTCGCGGGCCATCGCCAGCACTTTGCGCACGCGGTCGGTGAAGTTGTAGTTCATCTCTGACTGGCCTCCGGACCTGCGGAGTGATCGTTGTTCTGCACGGCGCTCGAAAGCGCCGGTATCTGCACGAGAGGGGCCATCGCCGGTATCATGGCCGGCGGACGGACCCCAAGATTTCTCAGCTCAAAGAGTTACGAAACGGCGCGGCGCCGGATGTTCCCCCGCCCCGGTGGGGGCGGCGGCGCGTCATGCCGAATCGGCCGGCTCGCCTGCCAGCGCCTGCCGCACGTACGCCGCCCGGGCCACGTCCGCGTCGCCCGCGGGGCCGCCGTTCAGCAGCTCCAGGTGGGCGGACTGGGCGAAGATCATGATGCGGTTCAGCGTGTATACCCGCACCCCCTGGATGAGGTCCAGCCCCACGCCCAGGCGCACGCCGGAAAGAAGGTTCATCACCTCCTCGAAGCCGATGCTGCGCGCGTGGCGCAGGAGCCCGTAGGCGCGCCACACCTTGTCCTCGATCACCGTCCGCGCGTCGCGCAGCAGCACCGCGCGCGCCTGCGCCTCGTACTGCACCACCTGCTGCACGATGCGCTGCAGGTGCTCGATCAGGTCTTCTTCCGTCTTCCCCAGCGTGGTCTGGTTGGAGATCTGGAAGAAGTTGCCCACGACTTCCGACCCCTCGCCGTACAGGCCGCGGAAGGTGAGCCCCACCTGGCTGATCCCCTGCAGCACCTTCCCGATCTCCTGCGTCAGCACCAGCCCGGGAAGGTGCATGAGGACGGACGCCCGGAGCCCCGTTCCCACGTTGGTGGGGCAGCTCGTCAGGTACCCGAACTCGTTGTGGAAGGCGTAGGGAAGGCGCTGCCCCAGCTCGTCGTCCAGCCGCTCGATGTTGCGCCACGCGTCGCGCAGGCGGAAGCCGCCGACCAGCGACTGGAGGCGGAGATGGTCCTCCTCGTTCACCATCACGCTCACCGAGTCGGCCGCCGGCAGCAGGAGCGCCGCGTCGGAGTGCGGGAGCGAGGCCTCGCCGCCGATCAGCTCGCGGGAAACCAGGTGGCGTTCGAGCAGGAGCTGGCGCGCCGCCGGCTCCAGCGCGGGGATCACCAGCTGCGTGGCGTTGCGCAGCGCCTCCGTCGTCCCCGCGGCTCCGGTGGCCAGGCGCAGCACCTCGGCGCGGTCGGCGCCGTCGGCGCGCTGCCCGAAGCGGAAGCCTTGGAGGTTGCGCGCCAGGCGGATGCGCGTGGACAGCACGATGTCGGCGTGCGGCCCTTCCGCGTGCAGCCACTCCAGCCCCGCCTCGGGGTCGCCGGGAAGCATGGTCTTCGCCATCAGGGTTGCGCCTCCAGCCGCCGGATCTGGTCGCGGAGTGCGGCCGCGCGCTCGAAGTCTTCCTCGTCCACCGCGCGCTGCAGGCTGCGCCGGAGCGAGGTCGCCCGCGCGGTGCGGTCCATCTCGGTGGGGTCGGGGGGAAGGTAGACCTTGCCCACGTGCTGGGTGCCGCCGTGCAGCTTGCGCAGCAGCCCCTTCAGCGACGGCTCGAACGCCGACCAGCAGCGCGCGCACCCCAGCCGGCCGGTGCGCTTGAAGTCGGCCAGCGTGAGCCCGCACCCGGGGCAGGCGCCCGCCGCCCAGGTGCTCTCGCCGGCGATGGCCTTCCCCAGCTGCCCCAGGAAGTCGGCCAGCGGCGCGGTCGCGGGGCCGGCCGTGCTCGCGCCGGGGTCCAGGCCGAGCGCGGCCGCGCACGACTCGCACAGGTGGCGAGTCGTGGTCTCGTTGTTCTGGATCTGCGTGAAGTGGATCGCGGCTTCGTTGTTTCCGCAGCGATCGCAGGGCGTTGCCATGGTCTTTGGTTCCCTCTATTCCAGCAGCCCGGGCTCCGGGCCGTGCGCGTTTTCCAGGTGCCCGGCATGCAGCCGGAGCACGCGGCCGGCGCGCGCGGCCAGGGCCAGGTCGTGCGTGACCAGCACCAGCGCCGCGCCCTCGTCGCGGCACACTCGGAAGAACTCGTCGTGCATCGCCTCGGCAGTCTCGGGGTCCAGGTTCCCCGAGGGCTCGTCGGCCAGCAGCACCAGCGGCCGGTTGGCCAGGGCGCGGGCCACGGCCACCCGCTGCTGCTCGCCGCCGGAGAGCTGCGACGGCTTGTGCGTGGCCCGGTCCTCCAGCCCCACGCCGGCCAGCAGCTCCCGCGCGCGGTCGCGCGCCTGGCGGTCGCCCGCGCCGGCGATCAGCTGCGGCATCATCACGTTCTCCAGCGCGGTGAACTCGCGCAGGAGGTGGTGGAACTGGAAGACGAAGCCGATGCTGGTGCTTCTTACCCTCGCAAGGTCCTCCTCGTTCAGCCGGGCCAGGTCGCGGCCGCCCACGTGCACGGTCCCCGCGTTCGGCACGTCCAGCCCGCCCAGGACCTGCAGGAGCGTGCTCTTTCCCGAGCCGCTGCGGCCGATCACCGAGATCGCCTCGCCGCGCGCCACGTCGAGGTCCACGCCGGCGAGCACGGTCAGCGTGCGCCCGTCGCCGCCCAGGTACTCCTTGCGCACGCCGCGCGCGGAAACCGCGATCTCCGCCGCGGGCGCAGTGGCCCCGCGGACATCGGTACCCGGAGCCTCGGCCGCGAAGCGCTCGGCGGGGCTACTCATGGCGGATCGCCTCCACCGGGGTCAGCCGCGCCGCCTGCAGCGCCGGGTAGATCGTCGCCACGAACGAGATCGCCACCGTGGCCAGGAGAATGGTGAGCACGTCCCACGGGTCGCTGCGCACGGGGAGGTGGCTCACGAAGTAGATCTCCCCGGGGATGCGGATCAGGTGGTAGCGGTCGATCAGGAAGTTCAGCAGCAGCCCGCCGCCGCCGCCCAGGAGGCTGCCCACGATCCCGATCACCAGCCCCTGGATCATGAAGATCCTGAGCACCCGCCGCCCGGTGAGCCCCATCGACTTCAGGATCCCGATCTCGCGCGTCTTGTCGGTCACCACCATCACCAGCGTGGAGACGATGTTGAAGGCGGCGACCACGACGATCAGGAGGAGGATGAGCCCCATCGCCAGCTTCTCCAGCTTCAGCGCGGAGAAGAGCGCCGAGTTCATCGTCTTCCAGTCGTCCGTGCGGTAGGGCAGCCCCAGCCGCTCGTCGATGCGGCGCGCCACCTCGGACGCATGCATGGGGTCGGGGACCTTCACCTCGATCCCGCTCACCGCGCTCCCCAGCCCGGTCAGGTCCTGCGCCGAGGCCAGCGAGGTGTACATGAACTTGTTGTCGTACTCGTACATCCCCGTGCGGAACGTGCCCGTCACCTCGAACTGCCGCAGCTTGGGCATCAGCCCGCCCACGGCCGAGACGGTGGCGTTCTGGAAGGAGATGATGATCAGCGTGTCGCCGGGAAGGGCGCTCGCGCGCATTGCCAGCCCCTCGCCCAGCACGATGGGCGGCAGCCCGCTGCGGGTGCGCGCCGGGAGCAGGTCGTGCGTGCGGATGGTGGAGACGATGTCGGTGACCGTCTCGCCCGGCCGGTACGCGTCGATCCCGCGCAGGATCCCCGCCTCGGAGTAGTTGGCGCGGTTGCGGATCCCCACCTCGGTGTGCACGAACGGGCCGGCCGCCTGCACGCCGGGGATGCGCTGCACCTTGGCCAGCACCTCCTGCCAGTCGTCCATGCGCATGGTCTCGCCGTAGGTCATCACCCAGATGTGCGGGTTGACGCCCAGGATCTTGTCGCGCAGGTCTTCCTGCAGCCCCGTCATCACCGCGATCACCACGATCAGCGCCATCACCCCCACGCTCACCCCGCCGATGGCGATGAGGGTGATGAGCGAGAGGAAGCGCGTCCCCCGCCGCGACGCCAGGTAGCGCCGGCCGATGAACCATTCCAGGCTCATCGAGGGGACAGGGGACAGGGGACAGGGGACAGGGAAAACACGGGATTCGCTCGCATGGCAGGCTGTAACCTGTTCCCTCGCGATCGTTCCCGGCGCGGGGTGAGAACCGCGTTACCGCATGGGGATTTCGCCGCCAGCGCGCAAGAAAACCCGTGCGCGCGAAGCGGTCCCTGTCCCCTGTCCCCCGGCCCCTGTCCCCTCGTCCCCCCCATCATTCCTCCGGCCGCAGCGTGGGAAACAGGATCACGTCGCGGACCGACGGCTGCCCCGCCAGGATCATGCAGAGCCGGTCGATCCCCATCCCGAAGCCGCCGGTGGGGGGCATCCCGTACTCCAGCGCGCGCAGGAAGTCCTCGTCCAGCTGCTGCGCCTCGTCGTCGCCCTGCTCGCGCAGGCGCCGCTGCGCCTCGAAGCGGCCGCGCTGGTCGATGGGGTCGTTCAGCTCGCTGTACGCGTTGCACAGCTCCTTCCCGCCCACGATCAGCTCGAAGCGCTCGGTCAGCTCGGGGTTGCCGCGCTTCGGCTTTGCGAGGGGACTCATCTCCCGCGGGTAGTCGGTGATGAAGGTGGGCTGGATCAGCTTCGGCTCCACCAGCTCGCCGAACAGTTCGTCGATCAGCTTCCCCCGCCCCATCTTCGCCGCTTCCGCGCGGTCGACGCCCGCCTCGATCGCCTTCTCCCGCATCTCCGCTTCCGACAGCGACGCCACGTCCACGCCGCCCACCTCGCGCAGCGCGTCGTACATCGTCAGCCGGCGGAAAGGCGGGGTGAGGCTGATCTCCTGCCCCGCCAGCCTGATCGGCGCGTCGCCCAGCACCTCGCGGGCCACGTGGCCCAGCATCTCCTCGGTCAGGTCCATCACCGCCTCGTAGTCGAAATAGGCGGCGTAGAACTCCAGCATGGTGAACTCGGGGTTGTGGAAGCGGTCGATCCCCTCGTTGCGGAAGTCCTTGGAGATCTCGTACACGCGCTCCATCCCCCCCACGATCAGCCGCTTCAGGTACAGCTCGTCGGCGATGCGCAGGTACAGCTGCATCCCCAGCGTGTTGTGGTGGGTGACGAAGGGCCGCGCCGCCGCGCCGCCGTACACGGGCTGCAGCACCGGGGTCTCCACCTCGATGAAGCCGCGGTCGTCCAGGAAGCGCCGCAGCGCGGTGACGGCGCGCGCGCGGAGCACGAACACGTCGCGCACCTCCGGGTTCACCGCCAGGTCGGCGTAGCGCTGCCGGTAGCGCGCCTGCTGGTCGCTGAAGCCGGAGTACACGCGCCGCTCGCCCGTCTCCGGGTCCGTCTCTTCCTTCCCCAGCGGGAGGGGGCGGAGCGACTTGGCGAGAAGGTCGAACGACTTCACGCGCAGCGACACCTCGCCGGTGCGGGTGCGAAAGAGCGTGCCCTCCGCGCCGATCCAGTCGCCCAGGTCGACCAGGTCCAGCAGCTCGTATCGCTCGCCCAGGTCGTTCACGCGGAAGTAGAGCTGGATCCGGCCCGTGCGGTCGGCCAGGTGCGCAAAGGTACTCTTCCCCATCACCCGCCGGCTGACCATGCGGCCGGCCAGGCGGACCGTCTCCTCGGGCCCGTCGCCCGCCGCCTCGCCCTTCCCCTCGTCCCACTGCTGGAAGAGGGAGAGCGCCCCGGTGGCGGAGTGCGTGGGCTCGTAGCGATAGGCGAACGGCTCGATGCCGCGCTCGCGCAGCCGGTCCAGCTTCGCCAGCCGGTCGGCCATCACGCGGTCGTCGCCGCCCTGCGCTTCCGCACCATCCCGAATCTCGTCCATCCCGATCATCTTCCGCGCAGGCTGAGCTGAACTGCTTCTGGTGATTCAAAGGCTATCGGTCCCGAGGCAGCAGCCCGGCCGATCCCGGACCGGCGACTGAAGCCGCAGCAACAACTACGGGAAGCCTCGCAAACTGCGCGAGGCTGCTGGTTCTGAGTGCGCTGAAGACCCGCGCACTTCCGCACTCACGCACTTCGTTTATTACGCCGTCTGCACCCGCCCGTACTCGCGCAGGTACGCGTGGATGAACGGATCCAGGTCGCCGTCCATCACCTTCTGCACGTCGGGAATCTTCAGCTCGGTGCGATGGTCGTTCACCATCGTGTACGGCTGGAAGACGTAGGAGCGGATCTGGCTGCCGAAGGCGATGTCGGTCTTGGTCGACTCGAGCTTGGCCTTCTCCTTCTCCTGCTCCTCCAGCGCGCGCTGGTAGAGCGCCGCCTTCAGCATCTTCATGGCGGTCGCGCGGTTCTTGTGCTGGCTGCGCTCCTGCTGGCAGGCCACCACGATCCCCGACGGCAGGTGCCGCAGCCGCACGGCCGACGACGTCTTGTTCACGTGCTGCCCGCCGGCGCCCGACGCGCGGTACACGTCCATCTCGATGTCCTCGTCGCGGATCTCGATCTCGATGTTGTCGTCGACCACCGGGTAGACGAAGACCGAGGCGAACGAGGTGTGGCGCCGCGCCGCGCTGTCGAACGGCGAGATGCGCACCAGGCGGTGCACGCCGCGCTCGGCCTTCAGGAAGCCGTACGCGTACTGTCCGCGGATCTCCAGCGTGGCGTCCTTGATCCCCGCCTCCTCGCCCTCCTGGCGGTCCAGCAGCTCCACCTCGAAGCCGTGGCGGTCGCCCCAGCGCTGGTACATGCGCAGCAGCATCTCGGCCCAGTCCTGGCTCTCGGTGCCGCCCGCGCCGGGGTGGATGGTCACCAGCGCGTCGCGGCCGTCGTCGGGTCCCTGCAGCATCATCCGCATCTGCAGGTCTTCCAGCTGCGGCCCGATGGAGTCGGCCTCGCGCTGCACCTCGGCCAGCATCTCGGGGTCGTCCTCGCCCTCCAGCAGGTCCACCATCTCCGAGAGCGAGGTCACCTTCGCGTCCAGCTGGGCCCAGGGCTCGGTCCACTGCTTCAGCGAGTTGGCCTCGTCAATCACCTCGCGGGCGGCGTTCTGGTCGTTCCAGAACCCCGGGTCGCCCATGCGGGCCTCCAGCTGCCTCAGCTGCTCTTCTTTGCTGTCGAGGTCAAAGGAACCTCCTCAGCTCACCGAGCCGGTCGCGGTTCGCATCCAGCGCGGAGCGCAGATCTTCGTTCATCGTGGAGTTTCAGGGTCGAGTTTGAGCCTGCATGCCGGCAACGACAAGGGCCGCCCGGCTTGGACGGCCCCGTATGGTACACCGCAAGAAAGCTACCGGGTCGCGTCGGATAACTGCAAGTGCCTAGTCCCTAGTGCCTAGTGCCTGGTAGCCCGGTGCGAACGTCAGTCTCGTCTCACGCCGCAACCACTTGGCACTTGGCACTCGGCACCTGGCACTTCGTTTCAGAACACCGCCTGCCCCT
This genomic window contains:
- the bamA gene encoding outer membrane protein assembly factor BamA; this encodes MHANLNRGGAAAAALLSFMLAALPRAAHAQDTTAASAAAPAQQGLVVDSVEVRGNVRLTAAAVRSTAGIQPRTTVTPVQVQSAIRRLMASQGYASADVLVRETAPGHGIVTLQVTERPYVAAVEFRGLKSLNGNAVRDSVHLREGAPLNPQRVMDVQARIRDQLAKKGIELVSIDTALVAEPNSQGGYRLVFNVKEGNRLTVAQVDFQGNQAFSDEELTGAMKTRPEGFWWFRSGRFDRESFETDLRESLPGFYADRGYIDFAVLGDTLVVDPQSGKARLVVEVSEGPRYRLGEFTIQGASHFPHDDLEKLFLEQHHSVLGLPVGGTSQRISGEVFDRGALDAAAKQIEQLYRNEGYLYAQVEPVVERLPVQAGQEPTVNATLAVSERQPFYIRHIAFEGNTTTHEQVLRDRMWVLPGDVYDEQRLMQSYQAISGLGFFESPLPVPDIHPVPDSGVVDITFHVKEKQTGNINFGTVIGGGYAGRGGGVSGFLGYNQPNLFGQGKNASLRAEYGYGRSTFEASYTDPAIAGSRTSGTFSLFRMGDRFVQSNNGRRLRTGASLQFGFPVPWFTRTRAFVGYTLSRTTYTAFDDPCAQFSNNVFCLPAATASSLSLSLVRDTKNHPLFPTAGTRQSVTVAQTGGPVGGNGNFQKLLTEAEWWVPMGNIGAGARPIRTTLGLSIRAGTVFGDVSRFPFERFFVGGVQQGEPLRGYQEYTIGPRGYSAACHSSLTTECLGDGFVTLSTEYAVRLNDMLSVHVFGDAGNVFNDVQEFNPTRMFRSAGVGGTIVTPFLGAIGVDAAYGFDRPDPGWEVHFKLGSGF
- a CDS encoding ATP-dependent Clp protease ATP-binding subunit; protein product: MNYNFTDRVRKVLAMAREEAIRLQHDYVGTEHILLGLIREGEGVAAAVLNNLAVDLEQVQEKVEESVRRGKATIALGELPYTSRAKKVLEFAMAEARELNHSYVGTEHLLLGLLREEKGIAAEVLGQLGVSLEDARRETLKLLGSEPSAAPQASAGAIGGSGSTPKGEKKSKTPALDHFCRDLTELARQGELDPTIGRAEEIERVMEILSRRKKNNPVLIGEPGVGKTAIVEGLAQLIAEGKCPESLRDHRVLALDMAAVIAGTKYRGQFEERLKAVMNEISQNKNIILFIDELHTLVGAGAAEGAIDASNMLKPALARGELQCVGASTLNEYRKYIEKDGALERRFQTVAVDPPSIDEAIEIVKGLRSHYEDHHRVHITDLVIESAVKLSERYITDRFLPDKAIDVIDEAGARARLATQVPPADVNDLKQEMEKVGQKKDEAIRDQDFERAAELRDHERELQRRIQEREKAWEEERRTNRPTLGEEDVAFIVSRWTGIPVTRLKQAESARLVNMEDEVHKRVVGQDRAIQAISKAIRRSRAGLKDPRRPIGSFIFAGPTGVGKTELARALAEFLFADRNALIRVDMSEYMEKFSVSRLIGAPPGYVGYEDSGTLTKAVRRKPYSVVLLDEIEKAHPDVFNILLQVLDEGHLTDNYGRVIDFKNTVIIMTSNLGARDIGKGKGLGFHSPDAKTQFERMEEKVKEEIERAFNPEFLNRLDDTIIFHPLTREQIGQIIHNLLADVENRLKEEEIGIKLSDEAIDFLIENGYDEKFGARPIRRAIQRYLEDPLSEKILLAEYSAGDEIEVTVGEDKQSLAFRVLAKQSTTTTT
- a CDS encoding UvrB/UvrC motif-containing protein; protein product: MATPCDRCGNNEAAIHFTQIQNNETTTRHLCESCAAALGLDPGASTAGPATAPLADFLGQLGKAIAGESTWAAGACPGCGLTLADFKRTGRLGCARCWSAFEPSLKGLLRKLHGGTQHVGKVYLPPDPTEMDRTARATSLRRSLQRAVDEEDFERAAALRDQIRRLEAQP
- a CDS encoding ABC transporter ATP-binding protein, giving the protein MSSPAERFAAEAPGTDVRGATAPAAEIAVSARGVRKEYLGGDGRTLTVLAGVDLDVARGEAISVIGRSGSGKSTLLQVLGGLDVPNAGTVHVGGRDLARLNEEDLARVRSTSIGFVFQFHHLLREFTALENVMMPQLIAGAGDRQARDRARELLAGVGLEDRATHKPSQLSGGEQQRVAVARALANRPLVLLADEPSGNLDPETAEAMHDEFFRVCRDEGAALVLVTHDLALAARAGRVLRLHAGHLENAHGPEPGLLE
- a CDS encoding OmpH family outer membrane protein, which codes for MKRFLSAGVLGAVAALVMGAAPAAAQAGLKIGFVNSQRVLAEAPGVQQVQQTLQRELPGLRAPLDSLEASLQTRQQQFQQQQGSMTQQARDARQTELQQAFAAYQQRVQQVQEQAQRRQETLVAPVMQQINTAIEALRREGGFTMIVDSSAGGIVVVDPALDLTDRVLQRLRGGAAAPPAAPRP
- a CDS encoding protein arginine kinase, whose translation is MAKTMLPGDPEAGLEWLHAEGPHADIVLSTRIRLARNLQGFRFGQRADGADRAEVLRLATGAAGTTEALRNATQLVIPALEPAARQLLLERHLVSRELIGGEASLPHSDAALLLPAADSVSVMVNEEDHLRLQSLVGGFRLRDAWRNIERLDDELGQRLPYAFHNEFGYLTSCPTNVGTGLRASVLMHLPGLVLTQEIGKVLQGISQVGLTFRGLYGEGSEVVGNFFQISNQTTLGKTEEDLIEHLQRIVQQVVQYEAQARAVLLRDARTVIEDKVWRAYGLLRHARSIGFEEVMNLLSGVRLGVGLDLIQGVRVYTLNRIMIFAQSAHLELLNGGPAGDADVARAAYVRQALAGEPADSA